Proteins encoded together in one Falco biarmicus isolate bFalBia1 chromosome 4, bFalBia1.pri, whole genome shotgun sequence window:
- the LOC130148439 gene encoding cytochrome b-c1 complex subunit 1, mitochondrial, whose amino-acid sequence MAASSVCRAGCAAGRALLWGPRPSATLLTLTRKRGAATYAQTLQNIPETQVTTLDNGLRVASEESNQPTCTVGVWIGVGSRHEGEKNNGAGYFLEHLAFKGTKKRPGAAFEKEVESMGAHLNGYTSREQTAYYIKALSKDMPKVVELLADIVQNCALEESQIEKERGVILQELKEIDSNLTDVTFDYLHATAFQGTALARTVEGTTENIKHLTRADLASYIDTHFKAPRMVLAAAGGISHKELVDVARQHFSGVSFTYKEDAVPVLPRCRFTGSEIRARDDALPVAHIALAVEGPGWADPDNIVLNVANAIIGRYDRTFGGGKNQSSRLATLAVEHDLCHSFQTFNTSYSDTGLFGFHFVSDPLSIDDMLYCAQGEWMRLCTSTTESEVKRAKNYLRNAMVAQLDGTTPVCENIGSHLLNYGRRIPLEEWDARIAAVDARMVREICSKYIYDKCPAIAAVGPIEQLLDYNRIRSAMYWIRF is encoded by the exons ATGGCGGCTTCCTCTGTGTGTCGGGCGGGGTgcgcggccgggcgggcccTGCTGTGGGGCCCTCGCCCCTCA gcaaCCTTATTGACTTTGACAAGGAAACGAGGTGCTGCCACTTATGCCCAGACACTCCAAAACATCCCCGAGACCCAAGTCACCACTCTAGACAATGGGCTCCGTGTAGCTTCAGAGGAGTCCAATCAGCCAACATGTACGGTAG GTGTGTGGATCGGGGTGGGGAGCCGCCATGAAGGTGAGAAGAACAATGGAGCTGGTTACTTCCTGGAACATCTGGCCTTTAAG ggCACAAAAAAGCGTCCTGGCGCTGCCTTTGAGAAGGAGGTGGAGAGTATGGGTGCTCACCTGAATGGGTACACCTCGCGTGAGCAGACTGCCTATTACATAAAAGCCTTGTCCAAGGACATGCCCAAAG TTGTGGAGCTTCTGGCTGACATTGTGCAGAACTGTGCGCTGGAGGAGTCTCAGATTGAGAAGGAGCGTGGTGTCATCCTTCAGGAGTTGAAAGAAATCGACAGCAACTTGACGGATGTTACCTTTGATTACCTTCATGCCACTGCTTTCCAGGGGACTGCACTGGCCCGCACTGTCGAGGGGACCACAGAGAACATTAA GCATCTGACTCGAGCAGATTTAGCTTCATATATTGATACTCACTTCAAGGCACCTCGTATGGTcttggcagctgctggag GTATTTCCCACAAAGAGCTGGTAGATGTAGCTAGGCAACACTTCAGTGGAGTATCTTTTACATACAAAGAGGATGCTGTGCCTGTCCTCCCACGCTGTCGCTTCACAGGGAGTGAG ATCCGTGCCAGAGATGATGCTCTGCCTGTTGCCCATATTGCTCTCGCTGTGGAGGGGCCAGGATGGGCTGATCCAGACAACATTGTCCTCAATGTGGCTAATGCTATCATTGGACGCTATGACCGCACTTTTGGAGGTGGTAAG AATCAGTCCAGCAGGCTGGCTACGCTTGCTGTGGAGCATGATCTCTGCCACAGTTTCCAGACGTTCAACACCTCTTACTCTGATACTGGCCTCTTCggtttccattttgtttccGATCCTCTGTCCATAGATGATATGCTATATTGTGCTCAGGGGGAGTG GATGCGTCTGTGCACTAGTACGACAGAGTCAGAGGTGAAGAGAGCCAAGAACTATCTCCGAAATGCCATGGTGGCTCAACTGGATG GTACTACACCAGTATGTGAGAATATTGGAAGCCATCTCTTAAACTACGGACGCCGTATCCCTCTGGAGGAGTGGGATGCCAGGATTGCT GCCGTCGACGCAAGAATGGTGAGAGAGATCTGCAGTAAATACATTTATGACAAATGCCCAGCAATTGCAGCAGTTG GTCCTATTGAACAGCTCTTGGATTACAACCGTATCCGCAGTGCCATGTACTGGATCCGTTTCTAG
- the SLC26A6 gene encoding solute carrier family 26 member 6, which translates to MEGEMTLSHRAPCKVLSEADLEEVVQRKPPTEPSLRGCLHKTRCSASTAKSLLFRFLPFLHWLPRYPFKDWLLGDIASGFSVGIMHLPQGLAYALLAGLPPVTGLYSSFYPVFLYFFFGTSRHNSVGPFAVISVMIGSLTDSLLPSEKFLESVNGSNMTVNEAQRDAARVELVATITVLTGIFQVALGLLQFGFVVTYLSDPLVRGYTTAASVHVLISQLKNVFGVSVGEHSGPLSMFMTFIEICQKLPETNVGTLVTAIIAMVAIFIVKELNHKLASKLPMPIPIELITIIISTGISYGVNLNAKFGISVVGNIPSGLKPPVAPNVSYFGQVVGNAFAIAVVGYAICISLGKIFALKHGYKVDSNQELIALGLCNFLGGFFQCFAISCSMSRSLVQESTGGNSQVAGVIASLVILVTILKVGELFRDLPKAILSAIIIINLKGMFKQFNDLCMLWKSNRVDLVVWIVTFVATLILNLDIGLAASVGFGLLTVIFRTQLPHYSILGRIADTDVYRDVAEYQTAQEISGVKIFRSSSTLYFANVELYAEALKKKSGINVDRLIEKKKKALKKLKKQQKKAEKEKAKWKKDTEDGHNGPDIAVIELSGAEGSTPPKPTLRTLGLPQPGLHTIILDFSPVSFVDTVSIKILKNIFRDFHEIEVDVFVASCPVPVLDQLERGNFFSSAITKHCFFPSVHDAVVHISREQRGASVDLSTRM; encoded by the exons ATGGAGGGGGAAATGACGCTGAGCCACCGGGCGCCCTGCAAGGTGCTGAGCGAGGCCGACCTGGAGGAGGTGGTGCAGCGGAAACCTCCCACTGAGCCCTCATTGCGTGGCTGTCTCCACAAGACCAG ATGTTCAGCCTCCACTGCCAAGTCCCTGCTCTTTCgcttcctgcccttcctgcacTGGCTGCCCCGCTACCCATTCAAGGACTGGCTCCTGGGTGACATTGCCTCAGGGTTCAGTGTGGGCATCATGCACCTGCCCCAGG GGCTTGCCTACGCGCTGCTGGCCGGGCTGCCACCCGTCACTGGTCTCTATTCCTCCTTTTACCCCGTCTTCCTCTACTTCTTCTTCGGGACGTCCAGGCACAACTCTGTGG gccCCTTCGCTGTCATCTCCGTCATGATCGGGAGCTTGACAGACTCTCTGCTGCCCAGCGAGAAATTCCTGGAGTCTGTCAATGGCAGCAACATGACAGTCAATGAGGCACAGCGGGATGCTGCCAGGGTGGAGCTGGTGGCCACCATCACTGTCCTGACAGGCATCTTCCAG GTGGCCCTGGGCCTCCTGCAGTTTGGTTTCGTGGTGACCTACCTCTCAGACCCACTGGTGCGCGGCTACACCACTGCTGCCTCTGTGCATGTCCTCATCTCCCAGCTCAAGAATGTCTTCGGGGTCTCTGTCGGGGAGCACTCAGGGCCGCTCTCAATGTTCATG ACCTTCATCGAGATCTGCCAGAAGCTGCCAGAGACCAACGTGGGCACCCTGGTGACAGCCATCATTGCCATGGTGGCCATCTTCATCGTGAAAGAGCTCAACCACAAGCTGGCTTCCAAGCTGCCCATGCCCATCCCCATCGAGCTTATCACG ATCATCATCTCCACTGGCATCTCCTACGGCGTCAACCTGAATGCCAAGTTTGGCATCTCTGTGGTGGGCAACATTCCCAGCGG GTTGAAGCCACCTGTGGCCCCTAACGTCAGCTACTTTGGGCAGGTGGTGGGCAATGCCTTCGCcattgctgtggtgggctatgcCATCTGCATCTCCCTGGGCAAGATCTTTGCCCTGAAGCACGGCTACAAAGTGGACAGCAACCAG gagcTGATTGCGCTGGGCCTCTGCAACTTCCTAGGTGGCTTCTTCCAGTGTTTTGCCATCAGCTGCTCCATGTCACGGAGCCTGGTACAGGAGAGCACAGGGGGCAATAGCCAG GTAGCTGGTGTCATCGCATCGCTGGTCATCCTGGTGACCATCCTGAAGGTTGGAGAGCTCTTCCGGGACCTGCCCAAG GCTATCTTGTCTGCTATCATCATCATCAACCTCAAAGGCATGTTCAAGCAGTTCAATGACCTCTGCATGCTCTGGAAGTCCAACCGGGTGGACCTG GTGGTCTGGATTGTGACATTCGTGGCCACCCTCATACTGAACTTGGACATTGGCTTGGCGGCCTCAGTGGGTTTTGGGCTGCTCACTGTCATCTTCCGCACCCAGCT cccccactaCTCCATCCTGGGGCGCATCGCCGATACTGATGTCTACAGGGACGTGGCTGAATATCAGACG GCACAGGAGATCTCCGGTGTGAAGATTTTCCGTTCCTCCTCCACCCTCTATTTTGCTAACGTGGAGCTGTATGCTGAGGCCCTGAAGAAGAAG AGTGGCATCAACGTGGACCGCCTGAttgagaagaagaagaaggccctcaagaagctgaagaaacagcagaagaaagcagagaaggagaAGGCAAAGTGGAAAAAG GACACAGAGGATGGGCACAATGGTCCGGACATAGCAGTGATCGAGCTGAGTGGGGCAGAGGGTAGCACACCCCCCAAGCCCACCCTGCGTaccctggggctgccccagcctggcttgCACACCATCATCTTGGACTTCAGCCCCGTCAGCTTTGTGGACACTGTCTCTATCAAGATCTTGAAGAAT ATCTTCAGGGATTTCCATGAGATAGAAGTGGACGTCTTTGTTGCCAGCTGCCCGG TGCCCGTCCTTGACCAGCTGGAGCGGGGCAACTTCTTCAGCTCAGCCATCACGAAGCACTGCTTCTTCCCCTCGGTGCATGACGCCGTGGTCCACATCAGCAGGGAGCAGCGCGGGGCCTCG GTGGACCTCAGCACCAGAATGTAG